The Exiguobacterium aurantiacum DSM 6208 genome includes a window with the following:
- a CDS encoding nucleotidyl transferase AbiEii/AbiGii toxin family protein, protein MNLHENQAAFSEMISATAVAFNFEEFQIEKDYHVSLLLKALSTSNPHFVFKGGTSLSKCYDVINRFSEDIDLTILADRKVTNGQKRSTKDSILNSIEESGYSLLNDLEAIKTRRDFNKYLVGYPKAYNGGEHMVDHIIIETNMTYRPFPCERLLVSNFITKYLQSEKEYGLIERFQLQPFSMQVQTVSRTFLDKIFAVCDYFEMNESSRYSRHLYDLHMIWRSDLLNKNEVNSILQDVIEVRREGKNTPSSQKGYRLVDTLIQLIETNFYKEDYETNTLEFISRHVAYEEVIKSIKCIAEDDFLPDEIN, encoded by the coding sequence ATGAACTTACACGAAAATCAAGCAGCCTTCTCTGAAATGATTAGCGCGACAGCGGTCGCCTTCAATTTTGAAGAATTTCAAATTGAAAAAGACTATCATGTTTCTTTATTATTAAAGGCACTATCGACAAGTAATCCTCACTTTGTGTTTAAAGGGGGAACCTCGCTTTCGAAATGTTACGATGTAATTAATCGTTTTTCGGAAGATATTGATCTTACGATTCTCGCTGATCGCAAAGTGACGAATGGGCAAAAAAGATCAACGAAAGATAGCATATTGAACTCGATTGAAGAAAGCGGCTACAGTCTTTTGAATGACCTAGAAGCTATAAAAACGAGAAGGGATTTCAACAAGTATTTAGTGGGCTATCCTAAGGCATACAATGGTGGGGAGCATATGGTCGACCATATTATCATAGAGACAAATATGACGTATAGACCGTTTCCGTGTGAGCGTCTGCTGGTTAGTAATTTCATTACGAAATATCTACAGTCAGAAAAAGAGTATGGGTTGATTGAACGATTCCAACTGCAACCTTTTTCTATGCAAGTACAGACAGTAAGCAGAACATTTCTTGATAAAATATTTGCGGTTTGTGATTATTTTGAAATGAATGAGTCGTCTCGATATTCAAGACATTTGTATGACTTGCATATGATATGGAGAAGTGACCTTTTGAACAAGAACGAAGTGAATAGCATACTTCAAGATGTGATTGAAGTAAGGCGAGAGGGGAAGAATACACCTTCCTCTCAGAAAGGATATCGATTGGTTGATACGCTAATCCAATTGATTGAGACTAATTTTTATAAGGAAGACTATGAAACAAATACGTTAGAATTTATATCACGTCACGTAGCATATGAAGAAGTAATCAAATCAATCAAGTGCATTGCGGAAGATGATTTTCTACCTGATGAAATAAATTAA
- a CDS encoding UDP-glucose dehydrogenase family protein, with protein sequence MKIGIIGLGYVGLATLCGLAKAGHEVIGVEKHGPKLEQLRSGAIPFHEPGMAEVLQEFADAITLTDEIAATAGVDYLFLAVGTPSREDGSCDLTFVDDVFAEVKSKQKIVIRSTVPPGTTDLLNVMYPAHTFAIVPEFLQEGRALADVLKPHRVVIGSDNLEMCEELAGIYGRLGVPLVCTSPINAEFIKYASNAFLATKISFMNDLSRLADKAGADITTIADGMGLDPRIGRSFLNAGLGYGGSCFPKDMNALLHVAGENGLDLPVIRAAAETNTAQLHYLLSKLDVTRGMRVAFLGLAFKPGTDDMRDAPSIALAQQLLLQEVEVVGYDPLATWDYRQAETVAEALDGADYAILVTEWDELINLKPEAFAGMRQKRLVDARNAWKFARDPHDVQYEGVGRMQKKTNTPTSK encoded by the coding sequence GTGAAAATTGGAATCATTGGTCTTGGGTACGTCGGACTGGCGACGTTGTGTGGACTGGCGAAAGCAGGCCACGAGGTCATCGGCGTCGAGAAACATGGACCGAAACTCGAACAATTGAGAAGTGGCGCGATCCCGTTCCACGAACCGGGCATGGCCGAGGTACTGCAGGAATTCGCTGACGCGATCACGTTGACAGACGAGATCGCCGCGACAGCAGGCGTCGATTATTTGTTTCTCGCAGTCGGAACACCGAGCCGGGAGGACGGCAGTTGCGATTTGACGTTCGTCGATGACGTGTTCGCCGAGGTGAAGTCAAAACAGAAGATCGTCATCCGGAGCACGGTGCCGCCGGGTACGACGGATTTACTCAACGTGATGTATCCAGCGCACACGTTCGCCATCGTCCCTGAGTTCTTACAGGAAGGACGCGCCCTCGCCGACGTGTTGAAGCCGCACCGCGTCGTCATCGGCAGCGACAACCTCGAGATGTGTGAAGAACTCGCGGGTATATACGGTCGCCTCGGTGTCCCGCTCGTCTGCACGTCACCGATCAATGCCGAGTTCATCAAGTACGCGTCGAACGCCTTCCTCGCGACGAAGATCAGTTTCATGAACGACTTGTCGCGTCTCGCCGACAAGGCCGGGGCGGACATCACGACAATCGCCGACGGCATGGGGCTCGACCCGCGCATCGGCCGCTCGTTCTTGAACGCCGGTCTCGGTTACGGCGGCTCGTGTTTCCCGAAAGATATGAACGCTCTCCTCCACGTGGCCGGAGAGAACGGGCTCGACTTGCCGGTCATCCGGGCAGCGGCCGAGACGAACACGGCGCAGCTCCACTACTTGCTGTCGAAGCTCGACGTGACCCGCGGCATGCGTGTCGCGTTCCTCGGACTCGCCTTCAAGCCGGGGACGGACGACATGCGCGACGCCCCGTCGATTGCGCTCGCCCAGCAACTGCTCCTGCAAGAAGTCGAGGTCGTCGGGTACGACCCGCTCGCGACATGGGACTACCGCCAAGCGGAGACAGTGGCAGAAGCACTTGACGGTGCCGACTACGCCATCCTCGTCACCGAGTGGGATGAACTCATCAACTTGAAACCGGAAGCGTTCGCCGGGATGCGGCAGAAGCGATTGGTCGATGCCCGCAACGCCTGGAAATTCGCGCGCGACCCACACGATGTGCAGTATGAAGGGGTCGGCCGGATGCAAAAGAAGACGAACACCCCGACGTCGAAATGA
- a CDS encoding GNAT family N-acetyltransferase encodes MITLGRGSVDDYVAHLEACDDLFPTRLSERVDLRAYAEKLHDRATSFELWQDDRLVGLLSAYMDTDVAFISHICVLPEVPAGSGHTLLDALADEMKRTGKRVVRLHVEADNDRAIRFYNRHGFLEIGRLNRDIIMERA; translated from the coding sequence ATGATCACGCTCGGCCGAGGGTCGGTCGACGACTACGTGGCCCATCTCGAGGCGTGTGACGACTTGTTCCCGACGAGATTGTCCGAGCGGGTCGACTTGCGTGCGTATGCCGAGAAGCTGCACGACCGGGCAACATCGTTCGAGTTGTGGCAGGACGACCGGCTCGTCGGTCTGCTCTCGGCGTACATGGATACGGATGTGGCGTTCATCAGTCATATTTGCGTGTTGCCGGAGGTTCCGGCTGGGAGCGGGCACACGCTATTGGATGCGTTGGCTGATGAGATGAAGCGCACCGGGAAACGCGTCGTCCGGCTCCACGTCGAGGCGGACAACGACCGGGCCATCCGGTTTTACAACCGGCACGGGTTCCTCGAGATTGGACGGTTGAATCGAGACATCATCATGGAGCGAGCCTGA
- a CDS encoding DsbA family protein, with the protein MKRLAWLMVGMVLVLAACATGEADETGERFTYTSYELPLDEKVALGDGPHEIVFVFDYSCPWCKKWMESVLPEVESRFLETGEATFKGQPLVLLNEKSQLLATVDANAERLMPGRYYDVQRQIGLDAETVEDYGTEAYVRRLADLFEADAEALLAPQVDVGIQNARLYTRDLGVDYVPTVYVNGIKLLDAFSVDEMERVMNGDIKAGDVVDVPAE; encoded by the coding sequence ATGAAACGATTGGCATGGTTGATGGTCGGAATGGTGTTGGTGCTCGCGGCTTGCGCGACGGGCGAGGCGGACGAGACGGGCGAACGATTCACATACACGTCGTACGAACTGCCGCTCGATGAGAAAGTGGCGCTCGGGGACGGTCCGCATGAGATCGTCTTCGTGTTCGATTACAGTTGCCCGTGGTGCAAGAAGTGGATGGAGAGCGTCTTGCCGGAAGTCGAGTCACGTTTCCTCGAGACGGGGGAGGCGACGTTTAAAGGACAGCCGCTCGTCTTACTGAACGAGAAGTCACAACTGCTCGCGACGGTCGACGCGAACGCGGAACGGCTCATGCCGGGACGCTACTATGACGTGCAGCGTCAGATCGGGCTCGATGCCGAGACAGTCGAGGATTATGGGACAGAAGCGTACGTACGCCGGCTCGCGGACTTGTTCGAGGCCGACGCGGAGGCGTTGCTCGCCCCGCAAGTCGATGTCGGTATCCAGAACGCCCGCTTGTATACACGCGACCTCGGCGTCGACTACGTGCCGACCGTGTATGTCAACGGCATCAAACTGCTCGACGCGTTCAGCGTCGACGAGATGGAGCGAGTGATGAACGGGGACATCAAGGCAGGCGACGTCGTCGACGTACCGGCTGAATAA
- a CDS encoding excalibur calcium-binding domain-containing protein gives MTVMTWITAACVAGTISIIFIWLADEPVERVKLQLFATALYLVLVAATFYFHQLERDFGEVAQTLSAATVDHDEQLLALEEKHADALAWQAIQIERDVTEKLEARYAAREDTMKDHLFLKVVDLEEVIKTQRGEIYALEDRLREAEAMNEELAFALADAERLIDTTTEETEDIVFFETYGSCEDLNAVYPDGVPLEHDAYLLTFDTDFDGVACGQNDTR, from the coding sequence ATGACCGTCATGACATGGATCACCGCGGCGTGTGTCGCCGGCACGATCAGCATCATTTTCATCTGGCTCGCCGACGAACCGGTCGAGCGCGTCAAACTGCAACTGTTCGCCACCGCGCTCTATCTCGTCCTCGTCGCGGCGACGTTCTACTTCCACCAACTGGAACGAGACTTCGGCGAGGTGGCCCAAACGTTGTCGGCGGCCACGGTCGATCACGATGAACAGTTGCTCGCCTTGGAGGAGAAACATGCCGACGCATTGGCGTGGCAAGCGATTCAAATCGAGCGTGACGTGACCGAGAAGCTCGAGGCCCGCTACGCCGCCCGCGAGGACACGATGAAAGACCATCTGTTCTTGAAAGTCGTCGATCTAGAAGAAGTCATCAAGACGCAACGCGGCGAGATCTATGCCCTCGAGGACCGGCTCCGTGAGGCCGAGGCGATGAACGAGGAGCTCGCGTTCGCCCTCGCGGACGCCGAGCGCTTGATCGACACAACGACCGAAGAAACGGAAGACATCGTCTTTTTTGAGACGTACGGCTCGTGTGAGGACTTGAACGCCGTCTACCCGGACGGCGTCCCGCTCGAGCACGACGCCTATCTGCTCACGTTCGACACCGATTTCGACGGCGTCGCCTGTGGACAAAACGACACCCGCTGA
- a CDS encoding DUF6088 family protein: protein MNQLHQFILDNYEYNEPIFTNDLAQNVRMSPASFRQAIKRLSDKGVIQKVEKGIYFVPSPNSFLKNPVMSVDRIVIKRYIERKGEQVGYKTGINFANSLGLTTQTASVPTVVTNETASIKREVIFNNKKVILRKPRANVQVTKQNYKLLQVLDLLSDFERVSEEPLEEARKKIMAYLKDVRIAEEEFQKCLKAYPDKTKVKVYELGVQNELTRKSSSLL, encoded by the coding sequence ATGAATCAGTTACACCAGTTCATACTAGACAATTACGAATATAATGAACCGATTTTCACCAATGATTTAGCCCAAAACGTACGCATGTCTCCTGCTTCATTTCGTCAAGCGATCAAACGCTTATCAGATAAAGGCGTAATCCAAAAAGTTGAAAAGGGGATATACTTTGTTCCGAGTCCTAATTCCTTTTTAAAGAATCCTGTCATGAGCGTAGATCGAATTGTAATCAAACGTTATATCGAGCGAAAAGGGGAGCAAGTAGGATATAAAACCGGCATCAACTTTGCGAATAGTCTCGGCTTAACAACACAAACGGCAAGTGTCCCTACAGTCGTCACGAATGAAACGGCATCTATAAAACGAGAAGTAATATTTAATAATAAAAAAGTGATTCTGCGCAAACCACGGGCAAACGTGCAAGTGACTAAACAAAACTATAAGCTTTTACAAGTTCTCGACTTATTAAGTGACTTTGAAAGAGTCAGTGAAGAGCCATTGGAAGAAGCGAGAAAAAAAATAATGGCTTATTTAAAAGATGTCCGCATCGCAGAAGAGGAATTTCAAAAATGTTTAAAAGCATATCCGGATAAAACAAAAGTGAAAGTATACGAACTAGGAGTCCAAAATGAACTTACACGAAAATCAAGCAGCCTTCTCTGA
- a CDS encoding DinB family protein, giving the protein MYRTKQDFITDWEASSRGTLDVLRAVTDDALTQAIVPGHNSLGWIGWHVTTALGYFTNLLGFRLSALKSLAQPAEAKTIADQYERYAREIADAAEQFTDAYLLEEVDVHGTMRPRGAVLRMMMDHQTHHRGQMTVLLRQAGLPVLGVMGPTKEQMDA; this is encoded by the coding sequence ATGTATCGCACGAAACAAGACTTCATCACCGATTGGGAAGCGTCATCCCGCGGCACGCTCGACGTGCTCCGCGCCGTCACCGACGACGCGCTCACACAAGCAATCGTCCCGGGGCACAACTCGCTCGGCTGGATCGGCTGGCACGTGACGACCGCGCTCGGTTACTTCACGAACTTGCTCGGCTTTCGGCTGTCGGCCTTGAAATCACTCGCGCAACCGGCCGAAGCGAAAACGATCGCCGACCAATATGAACGGTACGCACGAGAGATCGCGGACGCGGCCGAACAGTTCACGGACGCGTACTTGCTCGAAGAAGTCGACGTCCACGGCACGATGAGACCGCGCGGCGCCGTGCTCCGGATGATGATGGACCACCAGACGCACCACCGCGGACAGATGACGGTGTTGCTCCGCCAGGCCGGTTTACCGGTCCTGGGCGTCATGGGTCCGACGAAAGAACAGATGGACGCCTAA
- a CDS encoding EAL domain-containing protein, translating into MSRSPFSDIPFRTVLTTLFILSFIAVALLTFWSGYYWKQKAETSRQAITNMTYAKDVSGVESHLILYYVARQYELERAETFTLVSDQYRDQALEYNEALIDDARVGLSARERDAVLSFSDNIERATSGVGTDWFRLVPFDLLKSLDRRWIYDGLRQTNQDSSLYEATDALLRLQMAYTRNIDRVFVLEPNPELIAEFETSLLPEQALLQNLVIERPILAETIDDRIDQLFTALGQLTNADVPYEARYVSAVIFYDQTQRMLDAISDKALTALERERRQEQTYYVLTLLVGMMTLALLAYSFVRYRHRYGFDLVHLKERVLAIDPMLDPPTQSFPERHDFAPVEQELKRIARDMSHTVHHLEAKSFELAEVHERWASLFTETGLAIALINDKSEIIERNDVFERLIGERNLYEFNQLLTSTGRRLWEDGLTHVKREQRPSEFILFFDEVPRRYMSVKLLPLEVANQHHYYLILEDVTERISREQEVDRLVRYDESTGLLNAYGFAQAFKKRGLGAANGVFVVFKVNDYQHVSDWYGTEYAEAALKRLIDKLAKRLKKYATSQLGRYRDNTLLLFIQDVDEGDKDELEDLFPRDWDERTRRQVLDSQCGMAVVRMQPYDEALKRAMNALQLATEHRTRIVWYDDEVLREVERLALIERALPEAIGARQIRIAYHPQIELKTGAIVGAEALARWDSPAHGTIAPAEFIRIAEKSDQILWLSLSVLKQVIEQLIVWHDSPLSALTVSYNLSPRCLDETIVDVLIETAAEHPWMTDRLIIELTESSDLLDYPTDLSQLEALARIGYRLSIDDFGTGYASFEAIWHLPVHEVKIDRMYVSGKAKDSLSFLRAVARFTREQRLVLVAEGIETKLELKRMIEEGIEIGQGYYFTEPLDAETFSAWAEARMKKDETS; encoded by the coding sequence ATGAGCCGCTCCCCATTTTCTGACATCCCGTTCCGCACCGTCCTCACCACCTTGTTCATCCTCTCTTTTATCGCCGTCGCCCTCCTCACGTTTTGGAGCGGCTATTATTGGAAACAAAAAGCCGAGACGTCACGGCAGGCGATCACGAACATGACGTACGCCAAAGACGTCTCCGGCGTCGAGAGCCATCTCATCCTGTATTATGTCGCCCGGCAATACGAGCTCGAGCGCGCCGAGACGTTCACGCTCGTCTCCGACCAATATCGGGACCAGGCGCTCGAATACAACGAGGCGCTCATTGATGACGCCCGCGTCGGGCTGTCCGCCAGGGAACGCGACGCCGTCCTCTCTTTCTCCGACAACATCGAGCGCGCGACGTCCGGTGTCGGCACGGACTGGTTCCGGCTCGTCCCGTTCGATTTGTTGAAGTCGCTCGACCGCCGTTGGATTTACGACGGGCTCCGCCAGACGAATCAGGACAGTTCCCTCTATGAGGCGACGGACGCCTTACTCCGGCTTCAGATGGCGTATACACGCAACATCGACCGCGTCTTCGTCCTTGAACCGAACCCCGAACTAATCGCCGAATTCGAGACGTCGCTCTTGCCTGAACAAGCGCTCCTGCAAAACCTCGTCATCGAACGGCCCATCCTCGCCGAGACGATCGACGATCGAATCGATCAACTGTTCACTGCCCTCGGCCAGTTGACGAACGCCGACGTCCCGTATGAGGCCCGTTACGTCAGCGCCGTCATCTTCTATGACCAGACGCAGCGCATGCTCGACGCGATCAGCGACAAGGCGCTCACCGCCTTAGAACGCGAACGTCGCCAAGAGCAGACGTATTACGTGCTCACGCTCCTCGTCGGCATGATGACGCTCGCCTTGCTCGCCTACAGCTTCGTCCGGTATCGCCACCGTTACGGTTTCGACTTGGTCCACTTGAAAGAGCGCGTGCTCGCCATCGACCCGATGCTCGACCCGCCGACCCAGTCGTTCCCGGAACGGCACGACTTCGCCCCGGTCGAACAGGAATTGAAGCGCATCGCCCGTGACATGTCGCATACCGTTCATCATCTCGAGGCCAAGTCGTTCGAACTCGCGGAAGTGCACGAACGGTGGGCCTCACTGTTCACCGAGACCGGTCTCGCCATCGCCTTGATCAACGACAAGTCCGAGATCATCGAACGCAACGATGTGTTCGAACGGCTGATCGGGGAACGGAACTTGTACGAGTTCAACCAACTGTTGACGTCGACCGGGCGCCGCTTGTGGGAGGACGGGCTCACCCACGTCAAACGAGAGCAGCGGCCGAGCGAGTTCATCTTGTTCTTCGATGAGGTGCCGCGGCGTTACATGAGCGTCAAGCTATTGCCGCTCGAAGTCGCGAACCAACACCACTACTATTTGATTTTAGAAGATGTGACGGAACGGATCTCACGCGAGCAAGAAGTCGACCGGCTCGTCCGCTATGACGAGTCGACGGGCCTGTTGAATGCGTACGGGTTCGCCCAGGCGTTCAAAAAACGCGGGCTCGGTGCGGCGAACGGCGTCTTCGTCGTCTTCAAAGTGAACGACTACCAACACGTGTCGGATTGGTACGGCACCGAGTACGCCGAGGCGGCCTTGAAGCGACTCATCGACAAGCTCGCGAAACGGTTGAAGAAATATGCGACGAGTCAACTCGGACGCTACCGCGACAACACGCTCCTCCTTTTCATCCAAGACGTTGATGAAGGGGACAAAGACGAGCTCGAGGATTTGTTCCCGCGTGACTGGGACGAACGGACAAGGCGCCAAGTGCTCGATAGCCAATGCGGGATGGCCGTCGTCCGGATGCAACCGTACGACGAGGCGCTCAAACGGGCGATGAACGCGCTCCAGCTCGCCACCGAACACCGGACGCGCATCGTCTGGTACGACGACGAGGTGCTGCGCGAAGTCGAACGGCTCGCCTTGATCGAACGGGCGCTCCCCGAAGCGATTGGGGCCCGGCAAATCCGGATCGCCTACCATCCGCAAATCGAGCTCAAAACCGGGGCCATCGTCGGGGCCGAGGCGCTCGCCCGGTGGGACAGTCCCGCCCATGGCACCATCGCCCCGGCTGAGTTTATCCGGATCGCCGAGAAGTCGGACCAGATTTTGTGGCTCTCTTTGAGCGTGTTGAAACAAGTCATCGAACAGCTCATCGTGTGGCACGACTCCCCGTTGTCCGCACTCACCGTCTCTTACAACTTGTCGCCGCGCTGTCTCGACGAAACGATCGTCGACGTGTTGATCGAAACCGCGGCCGAACATCCGTGGATGACCGATCGGCTCATCATCGAATTGACGGAGTCGAGCGACCTTCTCGACTATCCGACCGACTTGAGCCAGCTCGAGGCGCTCGCCCGCATCGGCTATCGCCTGTCGATCGACGACTTCGGGACCGGGTACGCATCGTTCGAGGCGATCTGGCACCTCCCCGTCCACGAAGTGAAGATTGACCGGATGTACGTCAGCGGCAAGGCGAAAGACTCACTGTCGTTCCTCCGCGCCGTCGCCCGTTTCACCCGGGAACAGCGGCTCGTGCTCGTCGCGGAAGGGATCGAGACGAAGCTCGAGTTGAAGCGCATGATCGAGGAAGGAATCGAGATCGGGCAAGGCTATTACTTCACCGAGCCGCTCGACGCGGAAACGTTCAGCGCTTGGGCTGAAGCGCGCATGAAAAAAGACGAGACCAGTTGA